A genomic stretch from Candidatus Bathyarchaeia archaeon includes:
- a CDS encoding formylmethanofuran dehydrogenase subunit B has translation MPIFSGIICPFCGCCCDDIKVIVENQQIIDVRNACALGASKFLGYSKHRNVKPLIRKNGNLVEVSLDEAIERCAEILVNAHYPLLYGWSNTSCEAIRIGLELAEEVGGVIDNTTTVCHGPSILAIQEVGIPGCTLGQIRHRADLIIYWGSNPWSAHPRHIERYTALAEGRFQKAIWKRYLSHLILESARKKRYRVASLVFKGGAKTLSITEDEETHVLSHPEERKMVVIDVQKTRSADLADIFIRIKPSGDYAVLQALRALVRDEELDVDEVAGVPIERLEELADLMVNARFGIIFFGLGLTMSIGKSRNVEAAIKLTRDLNKYTKFLIMPMRGHFNVTGANVVFTWQTGYPYAIDFSHGYPMYNPGETSAIDILSRGDADAALVIASDPVSSFPRKAVESLIKNPLIVIDPCLTPTALMADVVIPSAFVGIEAEGTTYRMDHVPLPLKKVIEPPPGILTDEEILQKILQRVRELKGAIPLG, from the coding sequence ATGCCGATATTTTCAGGAATTATTTGTCCATTTTGCGGATGCTGCTGTGATGATATAAAGGTTATCGTTGAAAATCAGCAGATAATTGACGTGAGAAACGCATGTGCCCTTGGCGCTTCAAAATTTCTAGGCTATAGTAAGCATAGGAACGTTAAGCCGCTTATCAGAAAGAATGGCAATTTGGTTGAAGTCTCATTAGATGAGGCTATAGAGCGGTGTGCTGAAATTCTTGTTAATGCTCATTATCCGCTCCTTTACGGCTGGAGTAATACTAGTTGTGAAGCTATAAGGATTGGTTTAGAGCTAGCCGAAGAAGTTGGCGGGGTTATAGATAACACTACAACCGTTTGTCACGGTCCCTCAATTTTAGCTATTCAAGAAGTTGGAATACCTGGATGCACTCTTGGACAAATAAGACATAGGGCTGATTTAATCATATATTGGGGAAGTAATCCTTGGAGCGCTCATCCACGACATATAGAGCGATACACAGCATTAGCTGAGGGAAGGTTTCAGAAAGCTATATGGAAGCGCTATTTATCACACTTAATTCTTGAGTCTGCTAGGAAGAAGCGCTATAGGGTTGCCAGTCTAGTTTTTAAAGGCGGAGCTAAGACGTTATCGATTACTGAAGATGAAGAGACGCATGTTTTGTCTCATCCAGAAGAGAGAAAGATGGTTGTTATTGATGTTCAGAAGACTAGATCTGCTGATCTGGCTGACATTTTTATCAGAATTAAGCCAAGTGGAGATTATGCTGTTCTTCAGGCTCTACGAGCCTTAGTTCGTGATGAGGAACTCGATGTTGATGAAGTTGCTGGTGTTCCTATTGAAAGGCTTGAAGAACTAGCTGACCTGATGGTCAATGCGAGATTTGGCATAATATTTTTTGGCTTAGGCTTAACCATGAGTATTGGAAAATCTAGGAATGTGGAGGCTGCAATAAAGCTCACTAGAGATTTAAATAAGTACACAAAGTTTCTAATAATGCCAATGAGGGGGCACTTTAATGTAACCGGAGCAAATGTTGTTTTCACGTGGCAAACTGGTTATCCATACGCTATTGACTTTTCACATGGTTATCCAATGTACAATCCCGGAGAAACATCCGCTATTGATATTCTTTCTAGGGGTGATGCAGATGCAGCACTAGTTATAGCATCAGATCCGGTCTCAAGCTTCCCTAGAAAAGCTGTTGAAAGCCTCATTAAAAATCCACTTATAGTTATTGATCCCTGCTTAACGCCAACAGCCTTAATGGCTGATGTTGTGATTCCATCAGCCTTCGTTGGAATCGAGGCTGAGGGGACAACGTATCGAATGGACCATGTTCCACTGCCACTCAAAAAAGTTATTGAGCCGCCTCCGGGCATCTTAACAGATGAGGAGATCCTGCAAAAAATATTGCAGAGAGTTCGAGAATTGAAGGGAGCAATACCCTTAGGCTAA
- a CDS encoding molybdopterin dinucleotide binding domain-containing protein, protein MEFTLITGRTIKQGCTKEYAKLSEEYKMSVAVCEMNQDDMKKLNIKDGDNVRITTEIGSVIVKAKRSRRIRDSGIVFIPFGPWVNTILPSETEGTGMPLLKGFKVKIEPTNEPISNLKDLLIKTYGNK, encoded by the coding sequence ATGGAGTTCACGTTAATTACTGGTAGGACAATTAAACAGGGTTGCACTAAAGAGTATGCTAAACTCTCTGAAGAGTATAAGATGAGCGTTGCCGTCTGTGAAATGAATCAAGATGACATGAAAAAACTAAATATAAAGGACGGGGACAATGTCAGAATTACTACCGAGATTGGTTCAGTTATTGTTAAAGCTAAGAGGTCTAGGAGAATTAGAGACTCAGGCATCGTGTTTATTCCATTCGGACCTTGGGTAAATACGATCTTACCCTCAGAGACTGAAGGAACTGGTATGCCATTACTTAAGGGGTTTAAGGTTAAAATTGAGCCAACAAATGAGCCAATCTCAAACTTAAAAGATCTTTTAATTAAGACTTACGGAAATAAGTGA
- the fhcD gene encoding formylmethanofuran--tetrahydromethanopterin N-formyltransferase encodes MVLLNYHGVDIEDTFAEMFEMWVSRILVTAENEKWALIAAEVATGFASSIIGSPAEAGIERLVSGSETPDGRVGVLIQIYHRTRSELKRQMIARIGQCIMTCPTTAAFNALEGTARKLKVGRSLRFFGDGFQKFDEMYGRKVWRIPVMEGEFIVENSFGVKKGIAGGNFFIMAKDLKSGLAASEAAVEAMRRNVRDVILPFPGGVCRSGSKVGSLKYKLSASTNHLYCPRLRGIIPDSQVPEDVNTIYEIVINGLSLESVKMAMAEGIKAAVKIPGVIRISAGNYGGKIGPIKIYLRDILHGCEVVKWKK; translated from the coding sequence TTGGTCCTCCTCAATTATCATGGTGTTGATATTGAGGATACATTTGCAGAGATGTTTGAAATGTGGGTTAGCAGAATCCTAGTAACCGCTGAGAATGAGAAGTGGGCTCTAATTGCTGCTGAAGTTGCAACTGGCTTCGCATCTTCAATAATTGGTTCACCAGCGGAAGCCGGAATAGAAAGATTGGTTTCAGGAAGCGAGACGCCTGATGGGCGTGTTGGAGTCTTAATACAGATTTATCATCGAACAAGGAGTGAACTTAAGAGGCAGATGATAGCTCGAATAGGCCAATGTATAATGACGTGTCCAACAACAGCTGCATTTAATGCTTTGGAGGGAACCGCTAGGAAGCTTAAGGTTGGTAGGAGCTTAAGATTCTTTGGCGATGGGTTCCAGAAGTTTGATGAGATGTACGGGCGGAAAGTTTGGCGCATACCAGTTATGGAAGGCGAATTTATAGTTGAAAATAGCTTTGGTGTTAAAAAAGGCATTGCTGGCGGGAACTTCTTTATAATGGCTAAAGATCTGAAATCTGGGCTAGCAGCTTCGGAAGCTGCTGTTGAAGCAATGCGTAGAAATGTTAGGGATGTAATATTGCCATTCCCGGGCGGAGTATGTCGCTCAGGCTCCAAAGTTGGCTCACTAAAATATAAGCTCTCAGCATCAACAAACCACCTATACTGCCCAAGATTAAGAGGAATTATTCCAGACAGCCAGGTTCCAGAAGATGTGAATACAATTTATGAGATTGTAATAAATGGTCTAAGCTTAGAGAGCGTTAAGATGGCTATGGCTGAGGGTATAAAAGCCGCTGTTAAAATTCCCGGCGTAATTAGAATATCTGCTGGAAACTACGGTGGTAAAATCGGTCCAATAAAAATATATCTAAGAGATATCTTACATGGTTGCGAGGTCGTAAAATGGAAAAAATAA
- a CDS encoding 4Fe-4S dicluster domain-containing protein has protein sequence MEKISFAARNFVSVDPSKCIGCSVCEFICALEKEGEPNPIKSRIRVIHLNPIFNLVVVCRFCEKAPCVRACPRDAIKQSEKGGILIIDETKCDGCVLCIQACPFGGIMLDPDKGVVIACDLCNGAPKCIEFCPEEALKLVSDDKYFNEALSSTIKKLPKEIEKISSITKIGKWGDIFTEAEERTRRFEEKLRALKVKRKLRQNSV, from the coding sequence ATGGAAAAAATAAGCTTTGCAGCTAGAAATTTTGTGTCGGTGGATCCAAGCAAATGCATAGGTTGCAGCGTATGCGAGTTTATATGCGCTCTTGAGAAAGAAGGCGAGCCGAATCCAATAAAGTCTAGGATAAGAGTAATACACTTAAATCCAATATTCAATCTTGTTGTTGTATGCCGGTTTTGTGAGAAAGCACCATGTGTAAGGGCTTGTCCACGTGATGCAATTAAGCAATCTGAGAAGGGTGGAATATTAATTATAGACGAAACGAAGTGTGATGGCTGTGTCCTATGTATACAAGCGTGCCCCTTCGGTGGGATAATGTTAGATCCAGATAAGGGCGTTGTTATCGCATGTGATCTATGTAATGGAGCGCCAAAATGTATTGAATTTTGTCCAGAAGAAGCTTTAAAGCTCGTGTCAGATGACAAATATTTCAACGAAGCTCTCTCTTCAACGATAAAGAAATTGCCAAAAGAAATTGAGAAAATATCTAGTATAACTAAAATTGGAAAATGGGGGGACATATTCACAGAGGCTGAAGAAAGAACCCGTAGGTTTGAAGAGAAGCTCAGAGCCTTAAAAGTCAAAAGAAAACTTAGGCAAAATAGCGTATAA